In a genomic window of Gambusia affinis linkage group LG04, SWU_Gaff_1.0, whole genome shotgun sequence:
- the LOC122830351 gene encoding ubinuclein-1-like isoform X4: protein MAESRRIPLTTLSCGIASFGSEARGSVQRGSPVVPQDAGTGSAPPSATETVRLVLTLFEPGKRSFPEFNYSELVENELQQTDDVPLSRLELEERREHEETAAVTRKSEQKHGGKHKNKDRIEDLLDIGYGYDDEDSFIDNSEPKRKLDGEQNPKKRGKALGAMKTNTNLSSMSKLGVDEGKFKKKKKAKTLSVTSMLKKFQREKERERQKQGKTRQTTAAATEPATTASVLPADAPGGGSSNVTDPLLSLIGSTNDHALIQAASTVDFDIDLDSLLEVSEEPLSPKCLPQTAAEAQLDVKSDDQIQQNVQCEGESQFLTTKTSLLPTPRSEHLQLRAEAGPVVLPQSTPLPEGLPPELEDSIRSLVTAAKTLERESKLKFFSPDINSILLNIELQCQEQSSQLRSKVYKHLSSFLPCSKDTLLKRVKKLLITHEEETPGAEDQLQQLKEAIERSMPEQVACFQECCQAYEQAKTSKETEEDRVVEKSTRKAVPKKLFKWNQEIRDCLGLLLKEKLATCQKEGKEGQELEEYMKTVLDNEVKPLWPKGWMQSRVLMRESRKLSGLFASLQVNKAKSCQTEKRPDRCTSTRGTEELKVESGVSVSFSLPKSDGPPETPGCSLLDILADQALACEQPFSLSRDYLAAAVFKPWSVGMNDRSPPLPPPPPHSSPINFPESRVVLPQLLQGATSRLKLSFTGVFSAVLLERSSASAVRPL, encoded by the exons ATGGCCGAGTCTCGGAGAATCCCGCTCACCACTCTGAGCTGTGGCATCGCTTCATTTGGTTCTGAAGCACGGGGTTCCGTCCAGCGGGGTTCTCCTGTTGTTCCCCAGGACGCCGGAACCGGCTCAGCCCCGCCATCTGCCACCGAAACTGTTCGGCTGGTTCTCACTTTGTTTGAGCCGGGCAAGAGGAGCTTTCCAGAGTTTAACTACAGTGAGCTGGTTGAGAACGAG TTACAGCAAACGGACGATGTCCCTCTGAGCCGACTGGAGCTGGAAGAACGGCGAGAACATGAAGAAACTGCTGCTGTCACAAGAAAGTCAGAGCAAAAACAT GGAGGCAAACATAAGAATAAAGACCGCATTGAGGATCTGCTTGACATTGGATATGGATATGATGATGAGGATTCTTTCATTGACAACTCTGAGCCA AAACGTAAACTTGACGGTGAGCAGAATCCAAAGAAACGGGGTAAGGCACTTGGTGCGAtgaagaccaacacaaatttaAG CTCTATGTCCAAACTAGGGGTGGATgaaggaaaatttaaaaagaagaaaaaggccAAGACGTTGAGCGTCACCAGCATGCTCAAGAAGTTTCAGCGAGAGAAGGAAAGGGAGCGGCAAAAACAGGGGAAGACGCGCCAgaccacagctgctgcaacgGAGCCAGCGACCACAGCCTCCGTGCTCCCGGCAGATGCACCTGGGGGAGGCAGCTCCAATGTAACGGACCCTCTCCTCAGTTTGATCGGCTCCACCAATGATCACGCTCTGATTCAAGCAGCCAGCACTGTGGACTTTGACATAGATTTGGACTCTTTGTTAGAGGTTAGCGAAGAGCCTCTGTCGCCAAAATGTCTTCCCCAAACAGCTGCTGAAGCACAACTTGACGTCAAATCAGATGATCAGATCCAGCAGAACGTTCAGTGTGAAGGTGAATCCCAATTTTTAACCACGAAAACCAGCTTGCTCCCGACGCCTCGCTCAGAGCACCTTCAGCTCCGGGCTGAAGCCGGTCCTGTGGTTCTGCCTCAGAGTACCCCGCTGCCTGAGGGACTTCCCCCAGAACTGGAGGACAGCATTAGGAGCCTGGTGACg gcTGCTAAGACATTGGAGCGGGAGTCAAAACTCAAGTTCTTCAGTCCAGATATCAACTCAATTCTGCTCAA TATTGAGCTGCAGTGTCAGGAGCAGAGCAGCCAGCTTCGCTCCAAAGTCTACAAACACCTGTCCTCCTTCCTGCCCTGCAGTAAAGACACTCTGCTGAAACGAGTCAAGAAACTGCTCATCACACATGAA GAGGAAACTCCTGGTGCAGAAGATCAACTGCAGCAACTTAAGGAGGCCATTGAAAGGTCAATGCCAGAGCAGGTGGCTTGCTTCCAGGAATGTTGCCAAGCCTATGAGCAAGCAAAGACTTCAAA GGAAACGGAAGAGGACAGGGTGGTGGAGAAAAGTACCAGAAAAGCTGTTCCAAAGAAGTTGTTCAAATGGAATCAGGAGATAAG AGATTGTTTGGGTCTCTTGTTGAAAGAGAAACTGGCGACGTGTCAAAAGGAGGGGAAAGAAGGGCAAGAGCTTGAAGAGTACATGAAGACTGTGCTTGACAATGAAGTGAAACCTCTTTGGCCTAAAGGATGGATGCAGTCCAG GGTGCTGATGAGGGAGAGCAGGAAGCTGTCAGGCCTCTTTGCTTCACTCCA AGTAAACAAGGCCAAGAGCTGTCAAACTGAGAAGCGTCCGGACAGGTGCACAAGCACTCGGGGAACTGAAGAACTGAAGGTGGAGTCAGGCGTCTCGGTTTCCTTCTCTCTTCCAAAGTCAGATGGACCTCCAGAGACTCCCGGATGTTCCCTCCTGGATATCCTCGCTGACCAGGCACTGGCTTGTGAGCAGCCCTTCAGTCTCTCCAGGGACTACTTGGCGGCGGCAGTCTTCAAGCCCTGGAGCGTTGGGATGAACGACAGaagtcctcctcttcctcctccaccgccTCACTCAAGCCCAATCAATTTCCCTGAGAGTCGGGTTGTTTTGCCTCAGCTGTTGCAG GGAGCGACGAGCAGACTGAAGCTCTCTTTCACTGGAGTCTTCTCTGCGGTCCTGTTGGAGCGGAGCTCAGCCAGCGCCGTCCGTCCCTTGTAG
- the LOC122830351 gene encoding ubinuclein-1-like isoform X1, producing MAESRRIPLTTLSCGIASFGSEARGSVQRGSPVVPQDAGTGSAPPSATETVRLVLTLFEPGKRSFPEFNYSELVENELQQTDDVPLSRLELEERREHEETAAVTRKSEQKHGGKHKNKDRIEDLLDIGYGYDDEDSFIDNSEPYDEFVPSTLTTKFGGFYVNSGVLHFRQASDTDDSTGEGIFQPTKKRKLDGEQNPKKRGKALGAMKTNTNLSSMSKLGVDEGKFKKKKKAKTLSVTSMLKKFQREKERERQKQGKTRQTTAAATEPATTASVLPADAPGGGSSNVTDPLLSLIGSTNDHALIQAASTVDFDIDLDSLLEVSEEPLSPKCLPQTAAEAQLDVKSDDQIQQNVQCEGESQFLTTKTSLLPTPRSEHLQLRAEAGPVVLPQSTPLPEGLPPELEDSIRSLVTAAKTLERESKLKFFSPDINSILLNIELQCQEQSSQLRSKVYKHLSSFLPCSKDTLLKRVKKLLITHEEETPGAEDQLQQLKEAIERSMPEQVACFQECCQAYEQAKTSKETEEDRVVEKSTRKAVPKKLFKWNQEIRDCLGLLLKEKLATCQKEGKEGQELEEYMKTVLDNEVKPLWPKGWMQSRVLMRESRKLSGLFASLQVNKAKSCQTEKRPDRCTSTRGTEELKVESGVSVSFSLPKSDGPPETPGCSLLDILADQALACEQPFSLSRDYLAAAVFKPWSVGMNDRSPPLPPPPPHSSPINFPESRVVLPQLLQGATSRLKLSFTGVFSAVLLERSSASAVRPL from the exons ATGGCCGAGTCTCGGAGAATCCCGCTCACCACTCTGAGCTGTGGCATCGCTTCATTTGGTTCTGAAGCACGGGGTTCCGTCCAGCGGGGTTCTCCTGTTGTTCCCCAGGACGCCGGAACCGGCTCAGCCCCGCCATCTGCCACCGAAACTGTTCGGCTGGTTCTCACTTTGTTTGAGCCGGGCAAGAGGAGCTTTCCAGAGTTTAACTACAGTGAGCTGGTTGAGAACGAG TTACAGCAAACGGACGATGTCCCTCTGAGCCGACTGGAGCTGGAAGAACGGCGAGAACATGAAGAAACTGCTGCTGTCACAAGAAAGTCAGAGCAAAAACAT GGAGGCAAACATAAGAATAAAGACCGCATTGAGGATCTGCTTGACATTGGATATGGATATGATGATGAGGATTCTTTCATTGACAACTCTGAGCCA TACGACGAGTTTGTGCCATCCACCCTTACCACTAAATTTGGTGGATTCTACGTGAATTCGGGCGTTCTGCATTTTCGTCAGGCCTCTGACACAGACGACTCAACAGGCGAGGGAATATTTCAACCAACTAAA AAACGTAAACTTGACGGTGAGCAGAATCCAAAGAAACGGGGTAAGGCACTTGGTGCGAtgaagaccaacacaaatttaAG CTCTATGTCCAAACTAGGGGTGGATgaaggaaaatttaaaaagaagaaaaaggccAAGACGTTGAGCGTCACCAGCATGCTCAAGAAGTTTCAGCGAGAGAAGGAAAGGGAGCGGCAAAAACAGGGGAAGACGCGCCAgaccacagctgctgcaacgGAGCCAGCGACCACAGCCTCCGTGCTCCCGGCAGATGCACCTGGGGGAGGCAGCTCCAATGTAACGGACCCTCTCCTCAGTTTGATCGGCTCCACCAATGATCACGCTCTGATTCAAGCAGCCAGCACTGTGGACTTTGACATAGATTTGGACTCTTTGTTAGAGGTTAGCGAAGAGCCTCTGTCGCCAAAATGTCTTCCCCAAACAGCTGCTGAAGCACAACTTGACGTCAAATCAGATGATCAGATCCAGCAGAACGTTCAGTGTGAAGGTGAATCCCAATTTTTAACCACGAAAACCAGCTTGCTCCCGACGCCTCGCTCAGAGCACCTTCAGCTCCGGGCTGAAGCCGGTCCTGTGGTTCTGCCTCAGAGTACCCCGCTGCCTGAGGGACTTCCCCCAGAACTGGAGGACAGCATTAGGAGCCTGGTGACg gcTGCTAAGACATTGGAGCGGGAGTCAAAACTCAAGTTCTTCAGTCCAGATATCAACTCAATTCTGCTCAA TATTGAGCTGCAGTGTCAGGAGCAGAGCAGCCAGCTTCGCTCCAAAGTCTACAAACACCTGTCCTCCTTCCTGCCCTGCAGTAAAGACACTCTGCTGAAACGAGTCAAGAAACTGCTCATCACACATGAA GAGGAAACTCCTGGTGCAGAAGATCAACTGCAGCAACTTAAGGAGGCCATTGAAAGGTCAATGCCAGAGCAGGTGGCTTGCTTCCAGGAATGTTGCCAAGCCTATGAGCAAGCAAAGACTTCAAA GGAAACGGAAGAGGACAGGGTGGTGGAGAAAAGTACCAGAAAAGCTGTTCCAAAGAAGTTGTTCAAATGGAATCAGGAGATAAG AGATTGTTTGGGTCTCTTGTTGAAAGAGAAACTGGCGACGTGTCAAAAGGAGGGGAAAGAAGGGCAAGAGCTTGAAGAGTACATGAAGACTGTGCTTGACAATGAAGTGAAACCTCTTTGGCCTAAAGGATGGATGCAGTCCAG GGTGCTGATGAGGGAGAGCAGGAAGCTGTCAGGCCTCTTTGCTTCACTCCA AGTAAACAAGGCCAAGAGCTGTCAAACTGAGAAGCGTCCGGACAGGTGCACAAGCACTCGGGGAACTGAAGAACTGAAGGTGGAGTCAGGCGTCTCGGTTTCCTTCTCTCTTCCAAAGTCAGATGGACCTCCAGAGACTCCCGGATGTTCCCTCCTGGATATCCTCGCTGACCAGGCACTGGCTTGTGAGCAGCCCTTCAGTCTCTCCAGGGACTACTTGGCGGCGGCAGTCTTCAAGCCCTGGAGCGTTGGGATGAACGACAGaagtcctcctcttcctcctccaccgccTCACTCAAGCCCAATCAATTTCCCTGAGAGTCGGGTTGTTTTGCCTCAGCTGTTGCAG GGAGCGACGAGCAGACTGAAGCTCTCTTTCACTGGAGTCTTCTCTGCGGTCCTGTTGGAGCGGAGCTCAGCCAGCGCCGTCCGTCCCTTGTAG
- the LOC122830351 gene encoding ubinuclein-1-like isoform X3: MAESRRIPLTTLSCGIASFGSEARGSVQRGSPVVPQDAGTGSAPPSATETVRLVLTLFEPGKRSFPEFNYSELVENEQTDDVPLSRLELEERREHEETAAVTRKSEQKHGGKHKNKDRIEDLLDIGYGYDDEDSFIDNSEPYDEFVPSTLTTKFGGFYVNSGVLHFRQASDTDDSTGEGIFQPTKKRKLDGEQNPKKRGKALGAMKTNTNLSSMSKLGVDEGKFKKKKKAKTLSVTSMLKKFQREKERERQKQGKTRQTTAAATEPATTASVLPADAPGGGSSNVTDPLLSLIGSTNDHALIQAASTVDFDIDLDSLLEVSEEPLSPKCLPQTAAEAQLDVKSDDQIQQNVQCEGESQFLTTKTSLLPTPRSEHLQLRAEAGPVVLPQSTPLPEGLPPELEDSIRSLVTAAKTLERESKLKFFSPDINSILLNIELQCQEQSSQLRSKVYKHLSSFLPCSKDTLLKRVKKLLITHEEETPGAEDQLQQLKEAIERSMPEQVACFQECCQAYEQAKTSKETEEDRVVEKSTRKAVPKKLFKWNQEIRDCLGLLLKEKLATCQKEGKEGQELEEYMKTVLDNEVKPLWPKGWMQSRVLMRESRKLSGLFASLQVNKAKSCQTEKRPDRCTSTRGTEELKVESGVSVSFSLPKSDGPPETPGCSLLDILADQALACEQPFSLSRDYLAAAVFKPWSVGMNDRSPPLPPPPPHSSPINFPESRVVLPQLLQVGDVKSFGVSQLRNGQ; the protein is encoded by the exons ATGGCCGAGTCTCGGAGAATCCCGCTCACCACTCTGAGCTGTGGCATCGCTTCATTTGGTTCTGAAGCACGGGGTTCCGTCCAGCGGGGTTCTCCTGTTGTTCCCCAGGACGCCGGAACCGGCTCAGCCCCGCCATCTGCCACCGAAACTGTTCGGCTGGTTCTCACTTTGTTTGAGCCGGGCAAGAGGAGCTTTCCAGAGTTTAACTACAGTGAGCTGGTTGAGAACGAG CAAACGGACGATGTCCCTCTGAGCCGACTGGAGCTGGAAGAACGGCGAGAACATGAAGAAACTGCTGCTGTCACAAGAAAGTCAGAGCAAAAACAT GGAGGCAAACATAAGAATAAAGACCGCATTGAGGATCTGCTTGACATTGGATATGGATATGATGATGAGGATTCTTTCATTGACAACTCTGAGCCA TACGACGAGTTTGTGCCATCCACCCTTACCACTAAATTTGGTGGATTCTACGTGAATTCGGGCGTTCTGCATTTTCGTCAGGCCTCTGACACAGACGACTCAACAGGCGAGGGAATATTTCAACCAACTAAA AAACGTAAACTTGACGGTGAGCAGAATCCAAAGAAACGGGGTAAGGCACTTGGTGCGAtgaagaccaacacaaatttaAG CTCTATGTCCAAACTAGGGGTGGATgaaggaaaatttaaaaagaagaaaaaggccAAGACGTTGAGCGTCACCAGCATGCTCAAGAAGTTTCAGCGAGAGAAGGAAAGGGAGCGGCAAAAACAGGGGAAGACGCGCCAgaccacagctgctgcaacgGAGCCAGCGACCACAGCCTCCGTGCTCCCGGCAGATGCACCTGGGGGAGGCAGCTCCAATGTAACGGACCCTCTCCTCAGTTTGATCGGCTCCACCAATGATCACGCTCTGATTCAAGCAGCCAGCACTGTGGACTTTGACATAGATTTGGACTCTTTGTTAGAGGTTAGCGAAGAGCCTCTGTCGCCAAAATGTCTTCCCCAAACAGCTGCTGAAGCACAACTTGACGTCAAATCAGATGATCAGATCCAGCAGAACGTTCAGTGTGAAGGTGAATCCCAATTTTTAACCACGAAAACCAGCTTGCTCCCGACGCCTCGCTCAGAGCACCTTCAGCTCCGGGCTGAAGCCGGTCCTGTGGTTCTGCCTCAGAGTACCCCGCTGCCTGAGGGACTTCCCCCAGAACTGGAGGACAGCATTAGGAGCCTGGTGACg gcTGCTAAGACATTGGAGCGGGAGTCAAAACTCAAGTTCTTCAGTCCAGATATCAACTCAATTCTGCTCAA TATTGAGCTGCAGTGTCAGGAGCAGAGCAGCCAGCTTCGCTCCAAAGTCTACAAACACCTGTCCTCCTTCCTGCCCTGCAGTAAAGACACTCTGCTGAAACGAGTCAAGAAACTGCTCATCACACATGAA GAGGAAACTCCTGGTGCAGAAGATCAACTGCAGCAACTTAAGGAGGCCATTGAAAGGTCAATGCCAGAGCAGGTGGCTTGCTTCCAGGAATGTTGCCAAGCCTATGAGCAAGCAAAGACTTCAAA GGAAACGGAAGAGGACAGGGTGGTGGAGAAAAGTACCAGAAAAGCTGTTCCAAAGAAGTTGTTCAAATGGAATCAGGAGATAAG AGATTGTTTGGGTCTCTTGTTGAAAGAGAAACTGGCGACGTGTCAAAAGGAGGGGAAAGAAGGGCAAGAGCTTGAAGAGTACATGAAGACTGTGCTTGACAATGAAGTGAAACCTCTTTGGCCTAAAGGATGGATGCAGTCCAG GGTGCTGATGAGGGAGAGCAGGAAGCTGTCAGGCCTCTTTGCTTCACTCCA AGTAAACAAGGCCAAGAGCTGTCAAACTGAGAAGCGTCCGGACAGGTGCACAAGCACTCGGGGAACTGAAGAACTGAAGGTGGAGTCAGGCGTCTCGGTTTCCTTCTCTCTTCCAAAGTCAGATGGACCTCCAGAGACTCCCGGATGTTCCCTCCTGGATATCCTCGCTGACCAGGCACTGGCTTGTGAGCAGCCCTTCAGTCTCTCCAGGGACTACTTGGCGGCGGCAGTCTTCAAGCCCTGGAGCGTTGGGATGAACGACAGaagtcctcctcttcctcctccaccgccTCACTCAAGCCCAATCAATTTCCCTGAGAGTCGGGTTGTTTTGCCTCAGCTGTTGCAGGTTGGAGATGTCAAATCTTTTGGAGTCTCCCAACTTAGAAACGGACAGTAG
- the LOC122830351 gene encoding ubinuclein-1-like isoform X2: MAESRRIPLTTLSCGIASFGSEARGSVQRGSPVVPQDAGTGSAPPSATETVRLVLTLFEPGKRSFPEFNYSELVENEQTDDVPLSRLELEERREHEETAAVTRKSEQKHGGKHKNKDRIEDLLDIGYGYDDEDSFIDNSEPYDEFVPSTLTTKFGGFYVNSGVLHFRQASDTDDSTGEGIFQPTKKRKLDGEQNPKKRGKALGAMKTNTNLSSMSKLGVDEGKFKKKKKAKTLSVTSMLKKFQREKERERQKQGKTRQTTAAATEPATTASVLPADAPGGGSSNVTDPLLSLIGSTNDHALIQAASTVDFDIDLDSLLEVSEEPLSPKCLPQTAAEAQLDVKSDDQIQQNVQCEGESQFLTTKTSLLPTPRSEHLQLRAEAGPVVLPQSTPLPEGLPPELEDSIRSLVTAAKTLERESKLKFFSPDINSILLNIELQCQEQSSQLRSKVYKHLSSFLPCSKDTLLKRVKKLLITHEEETPGAEDQLQQLKEAIERSMPEQVACFQECCQAYEQAKTSKETEEDRVVEKSTRKAVPKKLFKWNQEIRDCLGLLLKEKLATCQKEGKEGQELEEYMKTVLDNEVKPLWPKGWMQSRVLMRESRKLSGLFASLQVNKAKSCQTEKRPDRCTSTRGTEELKVESGVSVSFSLPKSDGPPETPGCSLLDILADQALACEQPFSLSRDYLAAAVFKPWSVGMNDRSPPLPPPPPHSSPINFPESRVVLPQLLQGATSRLKLSFTGVFSAVLLERSSASAVRPL, translated from the exons ATGGCCGAGTCTCGGAGAATCCCGCTCACCACTCTGAGCTGTGGCATCGCTTCATTTGGTTCTGAAGCACGGGGTTCCGTCCAGCGGGGTTCTCCTGTTGTTCCCCAGGACGCCGGAACCGGCTCAGCCCCGCCATCTGCCACCGAAACTGTTCGGCTGGTTCTCACTTTGTTTGAGCCGGGCAAGAGGAGCTTTCCAGAGTTTAACTACAGTGAGCTGGTTGAGAACGAG CAAACGGACGATGTCCCTCTGAGCCGACTGGAGCTGGAAGAACGGCGAGAACATGAAGAAACTGCTGCTGTCACAAGAAAGTCAGAGCAAAAACAT GGAGGCAAACATAAGAATAAAGACCGCATTGAGGATCTGCTTGACATTGGATATGGATATGATGATGAGGATTCTTTCATTGACAACTCTGAGCCA TACGACGAGTTTGTGCCATCCACCCTTACCACTAAATTTGGTGGATTCTACGTGAATTCGGGCGTTCTGCATTTTCGTCAGGCCTCTGACACAGACGACTCAACAGGCGAGGGAATATTTCAACCAACTAAA AAACGTAAACTTGACGGTGAGCAGAATCCAAAGAAACGGGGTAAGGCACTTGGTGCGAtgaagaccaacacaaatttaAG CTCTATGTCCAAACTAGGGGTGGATgaaggaaaatttaaaaagaagaaaaaggccAAGACGTTGAGCGTCACCAGCATGCTCAAGAAGTTTCAGCGAGAGAAGGAAAGGGAGCGGCAAAAACAGGGGAAGACGCGCCAgaccacagctgctgcaacgGAGCCAGCGACCACAGCCTCCGTGCTCCCGGCAGATGCACCTGGGGGAGGCAGCTCCAATGTAACGGACCCTCTCCTCAGTTTGATCGGCTCCACCAATGATCACGCTCTGATTCAAGCAGCCAGCACTGTGGACTTTGACATAGATTTGGACTCTTTGTTAGAGGTTAGCGAAGAGCCTCTGTCGCCAAAATGTCTTCCCCAAACAGCTGCTGAAGCACAACTTGACGTCAAATCAGATGATCAGATCCAGCAGAACGTTCAGTGTGAAGGTGAATCCCAATTTTTAACCACGAAAACCAGCTTGCTCCCGACGCCTCGCTCAGAGCACCTTCAGCTCCGGGCTGAAGCCGGTCCTGTGGTTCTGCCTCAGAGTACCCCGCTGCCTGAGGGACTTCCCCCAGAACTGGAGGACAGCATTAGGAGCCTGGTGACg gcTGCTAAGACATTGGAGCGGGAGTCAAAACTCAAGTTCTTCAGTCCAGATATCAACTCAATTCTGCTCAA TATTGAGCTGCAGTGTCAGGAGCAGAGCAGCCAGCTTCGCTCCAAAGTCTACAAACACCTGTCCTCCTTCCTGCCCTGCAGTAAAGACACTCTGCTGAAACGAGTCAAGAAACTGCTCATCACACATGAA GAGGAAACTCCTGGTGCAGAAGATCAACTGCAGCAACTTAAGGAGGCCATTGAAAGGTCAATGCCAGAGCAGGTGGCTTGCTTCCAGGAATGTTGCCAAGCCTATGAGCAAGCAAAGACTTCAAA GGAAACGGAAGAGGACAGGGTGGTGGAGAAAAGTACCAGAAAAGCTGTTCCAAAGAAGTTGTTCAAATGGAATCAGGAGATAAG AGATTGTTTGGGTCTCTTGTTGAAAGAGAAACTGGCGACGTGTCAAAAGGAGGGGAAAGAAGGGCAAGAGCTTGAAGAGTACATGAAGACTGTGCTTGACAATGAAGTGAAACCTCTTTGGCCTAAAGGATGGATGCAGTCCAG GGTGCTGATGAGGGAGAGCAGGAAGCTGTCAGGCCTCTTTGCTTCACTCCA AGTAAACAAGGCCAAGAGCTGTCAAACTGAGAAGCGTCCGGACAGGTGCACAAGCACTCGGGGAACTGAAGAACTGAAGGTGGAGTCAGGCGTCTCGGTTTCCTTCTCTCTTCCAAAGTCAGATGGACCTCCAGAGACTCCCGGATGTTCCCTCCTGGATATCCTCGCTGACCAGGCACTGGCTTGTGAGCAGCCCTTCAGTCTCTCCAGGGACTACTTGGCGGCGGCAGTCTTCAAGCCCTGGAGCGTTGGGATGAACGACAGaagtcctcctcttcctcctccaccgccTCACTCAAGCCCAATCAATTTCCCTGAGAGTCGGGTTGTTTTGCCTCAGCTGTTGCAG GGAGCGACGAGCAGACTGAAGCTCTCTTTCACTGGAGTCTTCTCTGCGGTCCTGTTGGAGCGGAGCTCAGCCAGCGCCGTCCGTCCCTTGTAG